From Acidobacteriota bacterium, one genomic window encodes:
- a CDS encoding NAD(P)-dependent alcohol dehydrogenase: MIATKGYAAQSATTPVAPFNYEHREPGENDVLIDIQFCGICHSDIHQARNEWGNALYPMVPGHEVVGTVSRVGAKVKKFKVGDIAAIGCMVDSCRKCNSCKDGEEQYCERGQTVYTYNSKGKDGKLTWGGYGNHIVCDEAFVLSVPKNLDPAASAPLLCAGITTYSPLKHWNAGPGKKVGIVGLGGLGHMGLKFSHAFGAHTVLFTTSASKIDDAKKLGADEVILTKEKDWAAKHAGSFDFILDCVSADHDLNTYLSLLKRNGTLCLVGAPEKPAAVSAFSVLGRKQLSGSMIGGIRETQEMLDFCGKHNIVSDIEMTSYDKVNEAWERVIKGDVKYRFVLDTKTL; encoded by the coding sequence ATGATTGCTACCAAAGGTTATGCTGCGCAGTCGGCGACCACGCCGGTTGCTCCCTTCAACTATGAGCACCGCGAGCCGGGCGAGAACGACGTTCTGATCGACATTCAGTTTTGCGGCATCTGCCACTCCGACATTCACCAGGCGCGCAACGAGTGGGGCAACGCGCTCTATCCGATGGTGCCGGGGCACGAGGTCGTCGGCACGGTTTCGCGCGTGGGCGCGAAGGTGAAGAAGTTCAAGGTTGGCGATATCGCCGCGATCGGCTGCATGGTCGACTCGTGTCGCAAGTGCAACTCGTGCAAGGACGGCGAAGAGCAGTACTGCGAGCGCGGACAGACCGTTTATACCTACAACTCAAAGGGCAAGGACGGCAAGTTAACCTGGGGTGGCTACGGCAACCACATCGTGTGCGACGAGGCGTTTGTGCTGTCGGTGCCGAAGAACCTCGACCCAGCCGCGTCCGCGCCGCTGCTGTGCGCGGGCATCACGACCTACTCGCCGCTGAAGCACTGGAACGCTGGCCCGGGGAAAAAAGTCGGCATCGTCGGACTGGGCGGGCTTGGCCACATGGGGCTGAAGTTCTCGCATGCCTTCGGTGCGCACACGGTCCTGTTCACGACATCCGCCTCGAAGATTGACGACGCCAAGAAGCTAGGCGCTGATGAGGTGATTCTTACGAAGGAGAAGGATTGGGCCGCCAAGCATGCAGGAAGCTTCGACTTCATCCTCGACTGCGTCTCCGCCGACCACGACCTGAACACCTACCTCTCGCTGCTGAAGCGCAACGGCACGCTCTGCCTGGTGGGCGCTCCGGAGAAGCCTGCGGCGGTTAGCGCCTTCTCGGTGCTCGGACGGAAGCAGCTCTCAGGTTCGATGATCGGGGGCATCCGCGAGACACAGGAGATGCTGGACTTCTGCGGCAAACACAACATCGTCTCGGACATCGAGATGACCAGCTACGACAAGGTGAACGAGGCCTGGGAGCGCGTCATCAAGGGCGATGTGAAGTACAGGTTCGTGCTGGACACGAAGACGCTTTAA